Proteins from one Impatiens glandulifera chromosome 2, dImpGla2.1, whole genome shotgun sequence genomic window:
- the LOC124927033 gene encoding uncharacterized protein LOC124927033 has product MSNLRTICRPHTIFSSIASCCRDRVHSRSLSLVRASSRNPYSNLRLLSPSVFSPRLDSPEFIWTESWATRFSQRRTMVRASNWADTKSPYETLELEGDADEEKIKLAYRRLAKFYHPDVYDGRGTLEEGETAEARFIKIQAAYELLMDVEERKQYDINNRVNPMKASQAWMEWLMKKRKAFDQRGDLAIAAWAEQQQRDMNLRARRLSRSKVDPEEERRILAKEKKASVEYLHSTLRRHTLVLKKRDIMRKKAEGDKKKVISQLLALEGLELATDDEDDDDETRPK; this is encoded by the exons ATGAGCAATCTTCGAACTATCTGCAGACCTCACACCATCTTCTCTTCGATCGCATCTTGTTGCCGGGATCGAGTTCATTCGAGGTCACTATCTCTTGTTAGGGCTTCGAGTCGAAATCCTTATTCAAATCTCCGCCTTTTGTCTCCATCCGTCTTTTCTCCGCGGCTTGATTCACCGGAATTTATCTGGACTGAATCATGGGCAACTAGGTTTAGTCAGAGGAGGACGATGGTTCGGGCATCCAACTGGGCTGATACCAAATCTCCCTACGAAACTCTGG AATTGGAAGGAGATGCTGATGAAGAGAAGATAAAGTTGGCTTATAGACGGTTAGCCAAGTTTTATCATCCCGATG TCTATGATGGTAGAGGTACTCTTGAAGAAGGAGAAACTGCTGAAGCTAGATTCATCAAGATCCAAGCCGCTTATGAATTACTTATGGATGTAGAAGAAAGAAAGCAATATGATATTAATAATCGAGTAAACCCAATGAAG GCATCTCAAGCATGGATGGAGTGGCTTATGAAGAAAAGGAAGGCGTTTGATCAGCGCGGTGATTTGGCTATTGCAGCATGGGCTGAGCAGCAGCAGCGCGATATGAATCTCCGTGCACGCCGCCTTTCTCGCTCCAAG GTTGATCCAGAGGAAGAGAGGAGAATATTGGCAAAAGAAAAGAAGGCATCTGTGGAGTATTTACACAGTACTCTGAGGAGACACACACTTGTCCTAAAGAAGAGGGACATAATGCGAAAGAAAGCCGAAGGGGATAAGAAAAAAGTTATTAGTCAACTTCTAGCCTTAGAAGGACTTGAATTAGCAACAGATGATGAAGATGACGACGATGAGACAAGACCGAAATAA